Genomic DNA from Deltaproteobacteria bacterium:
GCATATTTTTTAACCAAGCTGGTGTAAGGCAGATCGACCGGGTTTCCCGTGCTCTTAAATTTTTCCGTGGCCATGGTATAGGTCAGGTCGAGACCGACAAGATCGTTTAATCTGAAGGGGCCCATGGGATGGCCAAGACCGTGAACGCAGGCGCTGTCAATATCTTCAATACTGGCAATTCCCATTTCGTGAAGCCAATAGGCTTCGAAGCGTATGACGCGTACGATTCGGTTTATTAGAAACCCTTCGACTTCCTTGTTTAGCATTACCGGTTTTTTCCCTATTTTTTCAATCAATTGATAGGCCACCTCTGCCGTCTCTTCGGATACATGTTCACCTTTCACGACCTCCACCAGTTTCATGACCAAGGCCGGGTTGAAAAAATGCATGTTGCAGACTTTGTCGGGTCTGGACGTGGCATCTGCGATTTTGGAACTGACGATATAGGAACTGTTTGTGGCGAGAATGGCATGTTTCGGCGCCAGTTTGTCCATTTTTGAAAACAGTTTGCGCTTCACGTCCAACATCTCTACGATTGCCTCGATGACAAAATCCGCCGGCACGACCGCTTTTTCGAGATCCTGGGTAACGTGTAGTTTGGCTGCCGCTTTTTGCGCCTCCTTTTCGCTCAATCTGCCCTCATTAACCTGCTTATCCAAATAGCCGGTGAAAAAGGTTTCCGCTTTTTCCAGTACCTTTCGATCCGTATCCATGCACCGGGTTTCATATCCGTGGATAGCCAGCAATGCTGCAATCTGGTGCCCCATGTTTCCCGCACCGATTACCGCAACATTTTTTATCTGTTCTACGTTCATTCGCATCCCCCCTGTACATGCCTTAAAGGTGGTCACTTTCTATTCGAGTCGGCAGTCCGCCATTGCTCAAAGCCGCAACCGTAACCCGTCAATGGTATTCAGCTCGTGCCCCGAAGAAAAATGGTATTCGTTATTGCTTCACCGTCATATTGACATGCCAAAGATTGTCCCCTATTTCAACAAAATCGTTGCACGATGTTGCCTCAACGGTAAGGTTTATTGGAAAGGTCGCAGATGAAACGCCATTCCGGAAAAATACCGTATCAGCCTGGAGATTGCCCACCTGATCGAAGAAATCGCCGGTGATCTTTACACCTTATAACCTAAACCTCAACGTTGCAACTATGGGATAAACTGTTTGACACCGGGTGGGCTGCTCATTATAGGATCCCATCAAAAACCGCCGCCGGAAATCACCTGTTTGCAGCCGTGCGGCAGCGTGATCAGGAAAAAGGTGCTAACCCATGCATGAAAACGAGAAAAAATTCGAAGGCCAGCTGGTACCGACGCTGCGCCAGGGTATCGACATCATCA
This window encodes:
- a CDS encoding 3-hydroxyacyl-CoA dehydrogenase family protein, encoding MNVEQIKNVAVIGAGNMGHQIAALLAIHGYETRCMDTDRKVLEKAETFFTGYLDKQVNEGRLSEKEAQKAAAKLHVTQDLEKAVVPADFVIEAIVEMLDVKRKLFSKMDKLAPKHAILATNSSYIVSSKIADATSRPDKVCNMHFFNPALVMKLVEVVKGEHVSEETAEVAYQLIEKIGKKPVMLNKEVEGFLINRIVRVIRFEAYWLHEMGIASIEDIDSACVHGLGHPMGPFRLNDLVGLDLTYTMATEKFKSTGNPVDLPYTSLVKKYAQGKFGRKTGEGWYTYPNE